The proteins below come from a single Rosa rugosa chromosome 2, drRosRugo1.1, whole genome shotgun sequence genomic window:
- the LOC133728141 gene encoding transcription factor GTE3, chloroplastic-like isoform X2 — protein sequence MVSGPLVGDEASNRFYSRNTQNPNHVIRHSSEQQQQQQQRQSLMQQFRGETASVDSSNNGLAEPGNGPRGYSKVGDKVRICLNSKTDIKGIKWKLMGELEQVRCLVRNLEAKEAQFAEGYGISQLSDTNLVDNNVRTTMPFRGLSVCTAENENRGGEFVEEKKKKKKKTPKGDQSSRNSKLPPSGGNKNRKSEVGLLLGSDKNSIRLLKSCSTLLEKLMKHKHGWVFNKPVDAKGLGLHDYYKIVKHPMDLGTVKSRLDKNWYKTAAEFAEDVRLTFNNAMLYNPKEQDVHVMANLLLKLFEEKWVAIEDQYNLNRRVEMGSDSELPTPVSRNAEAPAQNNINRRVEIGNNSELPTPISRKVRAPAHNINRRIGMGNNSELPTPITRKVQAPPPPPPSPPPLEMRTLDRAESMTKPVDPKLKPASVGHPGRKPVPKKPKARDPDKRDMNMQEKQKLSTDLQALPSEKLANVVQIVKKRSQGILQQDDEIELDIGSVDPETLWELDRFVTNFKKSLTKNKRKAELAPQSVEESDYAMHEIVAQATAEAQHEAIAVEYNDNASSPVQREERGENVSGSSSSSSDSGSSSSDSENGSSSGSGSYSNR from the exons ATGGTTTCAGGCCCACTTGTTGGAGACGAAGCCAGCAACAGATTCTATTCCCGGAACACCCAGAATCCCAACCATGTCATCCGCCATTCGTcggagcagcagcagcagcagcagcagcggcAGAGCTTGATGCAGCAGTTCCGAGGCGAAACGGCGTCGGTTGACTCCTCCAACAATGGGCTCGCCGAGCCGGGCAATGGGCCACGTGGGTATTCAAAGGTGGGGGACAAGGTGAGGATTTGCTTGAACTCCAAGACTGACATTAAGGGGATCAAGTGGAAGCTGATGGGTGAGCTTGAGCAAGTGAGGTGCTTGGTGAGGAACCTCGAAGCTAAGGAGGCTCAGTTTGCTGAAGGGTATGGTATTTCTCAGCTTTCAGATACTAATTTGGTAGATAATAATGTTAGAACTACAATGCCATTTAGGGGTTTAAGTGTTTGTACGGCGGAGAATGAGAATAGGGGCGGTGAGTttgtggaggagaagaagaagaagaagaagaagactccGAAGGGAGATCAGAGTTCTAGGAATTCAAAGTTACCTCCTTCTGGGGGTAACAAGAATAGGAAGAGTGAAGTTGGGCTGTTGTTGGGGTCGGATAAGAATTCGATTAGATTGTTGAAGAGTTGTAGTACTTTGCTTGAGAAATTGATGAAGCATAAGCACGGCTGGGTGTTTAATAAGCCGGTAGATGCTAAGGGGCTTGGCCTGCATGATTACTATAAGATTGTTAAGCATCCGATGGATTTGGGGACGGTGAAGAGTAGGCTGGACAAGAATTGGTATAAGACGGCTGCTGAGTTTGCAGAGGATGTGAGACTTACATTCAATAATGCCATGTTGTATAACCCGAAAGAGCAGGATGTTCATGTGATGGCGAACCTATTGTTGAAGTTGTTTGAAGAGAAATGGGTGGCTATAGAGGATCAGTATAATCTTAATAGGAGAGTTGAAATGGGTAGTGATTCAGAATTGCCGACCCCTGTTTCAAGAAATGCTGAAGCTCCTGCTCAGAATAATATTAATAGGAGGGTTGAAATAGGTAATAATTCAGAATTGCCAACCCCTATTTCAAGAAAGGTTCGGGCTCCAGCGCATAATATTAATAGGAGAATTGGAATGGGTAATAATTCAGAATTGCCTACCCCTATAACAAGAAAGGTTCaggctcctcctcctcctcctccttctcctccgccttTGGAGATGAGGACTCTGGATAGAGCAGAATCTATGACAAAGCCTGTTGATCCCAAGTTGAAACCTGCAAGTGTTGGTCATCCAGGTAGAAAGCCGGTTCCAAAGAAACCAAAAGCTCGGGACCCTGACAAAAGGGATATGAATATGCAGGAGAAGCAGAAGCTCAGCACAGACCTTCAGGCTTTGCCTTCTGAGAAACTAGCTAATGTTGTCCAGATTGTTAAAAAGAGAAGTCAAGGGATTTTACAACAAGACGATGAGATTGAATTGGACATTGGCAGTGTTGATCCTGAAACACTTTGGGAACTGGATAGATTTGTGACTAATTTTAAAAAGAGCTTGAccaaaaataagagaaaagctGAACTTGCTCCTCAATCAGTAGAAGAATCTGACTATGCTATGCATGAG ATTGTGGCACAAGCCACCGCAGAGGCACAACATGAGGCCATAGCAG
- the LOC133728141 gene encoding transcription factor GTE3, chloroplastic-like isoform X1, translating into MVSGPLVGDEASNRFYSRNTQNPNHVIRHSSEQQQQQQQRQSLMQQFRGETASVDSSNNGLAEPGNGPRGYSKVGDKVRICLNSKTDIKGIKWKLMGELEQVRCLVRNLEAKEAQFAEGYGISQLSDTNLVDNNVRTTMPFRGLSVCTAENENRGGEFVEEKKKKKKKTPKGDQSSRNSKLPPSGGNKNRKSEVGLLLGSDKNSIRLLKSCSTLLEKLMKHKHGWVFNKPVDAKGLGLHDYYKIVKHPMDLGTVKSRLDKNWYKTAAEFAEDVRLTFNNAMLYNPKEQDVHVMANLLLKLFEEKWVAIEDQYNLNRRVEMGSDSELPTPVSRNAEAPAQNNINRRVEIGNNSELPTPISRKVRAPAHNINRRIGMGNNSELPTPITRKVQAPPPPPPSPPPLEMRTLDRAESMTKPVDPKLKPASVGHPGRKPVPKKPKARDPDKRDMNMQEKQKLSTDLQALPSEKLANVVQIVKKRSQGILQQDDEIELDIGSVDPETLWELDRFVTNFKKSLTKNKRKAELAPQSVEESDYAMHEIVAQATAEAQHEAIAAVEYNDNASSPVQREERGENVSGSSSSSSDSGSSSSDSENGSSSGSGSYSNR; encoded by the exons ATGGTTTCAGGCCCACTTGTTGGAGACGAAGCCAGCAACAGATTCTATTCCCGGAACACCCAGAATCCCAACCATGTCATCCGCCATTCGTcggagcagcagcagcagcagcagcagcggcAGAGCTTGATGCAGCAGTTCCGAGGCGAAACGGCGTCGGTTGACTCCTCCAACAATGGGCTCGCCGAGCCGGGCAATGGGCCACGTGGGTATTCAAAGGTGGGGGACAAGGTGAGGATTTGCTTGAACTCCAAGACTGACATTAAGGGGATCAAGTGGAAGCTGATGGGTGAGCTTGAGCAAGTGAGGTGCTTGGTGAGGAACCTCGAAGCTAAGGAGGCTCAGTTTGCTGAAGGGTATGGTATTTCTCAGCTTTCAGATACTAATTTGGTAGATAATAATGTTAGAACTACAATGCCATTTAGGGGTTTAAGTGTTTGTACGGCGGAGAATGAGAATAGGGGCGGTGAGTttgtggaggagaagaagaagaagaagaagaagactccGAAGGGAGATCAGAGTTCTAGGAATTCAAAGTTACCTCCTTCTGGGGGTAACAAGAATAGGAAGAGTGAAGTTGGGCTGTTGTTGGGGTCGGATAAGAATTCGATTAGATTGTTGAAGAGTTGTAGTACTTTGCTTGAGAAATTGATGAAGCATAAGCACGGCTGGGTGTTTAATAAGCCGGTAGATGCTAAGGGGCTTGGCCTGCATGATTACTATAAGATTGTTAAGCATCCGATGGATTTGGGGACGGTGAAGAGTAGGCTGGACAAGAATTGGTATAAGACGGCTGCTGAGTTTGCAGAGGATGTGAGACTTACATTCAATAATGCCATGTTGTATAACCCGAAAGAGCAGGATGTTCATGTGATGGCGAACCTATTGTTGAAGTTGTTTGAAGAGAAATGGGTGGCTATAGAGGATCAGTATAATCTTAATAGGAGAGTTGAAATGGGTAGTGATTCAGAATTGCCGACCCCTGTTTCAAGAAATGCTGAAGCTCCTGCTCAGAATAATATTAATAGGAGGGTTGAAATAGGTAATAATTCAGAATTGCCAACCCCTATTTCAAGAAAGGTTCGGGCTCCAGCGCATAATATTAATAGGAGAATTGGAATGGGTAATAATTCAGAATTGCCTACCCCTATAACAAGAAAGGTTCaggctcctcctcctcctcctccttctcctccgccttTGGAGATGAGGACTCTGGATAGAGCAGAATCTATGACAAAGCCTGTTGATCCCAAGTTGAAACCTGCAAGTGTTGGTCATCCAGGTAGAAAGCCGGTTCCAAAGAAACCAAAAGCTCGGGACCCTGACAAAAGGGATATGAATATGCAGGAGAAGCAGAAGCTCAGCACAGACCTTCAGGCTTTGCCTTCTGAGAAACTAGCTAATGTTGTCCAGATTGTTAAAAAGAGAAGTCAAGGGATTTTACAACAAGACGATGAGATTGAATTGGACATTGGCAGTGTTGATCCTGAAACACTTTGGGAACTGGATAGATTTGTGACTAATTTTAAAAAGAGCTTGAccaaaaataagagaaaagctGAACTTGCTCCTCAATCAGTAGAAGAATCTGACTATGCTATGCATGAG ATTGTGGCACAAGCCACCGCAGAGGCACAACATGAGGCCATAGCAG